The proteins below come from a single Mycobacterium parmense genomic window:
- a CDS encoding acyl-CoA synthetase, with translation MSHTATAFTVPAVAKAVAAAIPDRELLIQGDRRFSYAQIIQRSNRLAAYLHAQGLGCHTERSALAGHEVGQDLLGIYAYNGNEFVEVLLGAFQARVAPFNVNFRYVKAELRYLLADSGATALIYHAVFAPRVAEILPELPQLRVLIQIADDSGNDLLDGAVDYESIIAASPPGQAPAQSSPDDLYVLYTGGTTGMPKGVLWRQHDIFMTSFGGRNLMTGEPSSSLEEIVDRAAAGPGTKLMILPPLIHGAAQWSVMTAITTGQTVVFPSVVDHFDAEEVVRTIERERVMVVTVVGDAMARPLVAAIEEGIADVSSLAVIANGGALLTPYVKQRLIEVLPNAVVVDGVGSSETGAQMHHMSTAGSVSTGTFNAGPDTFVASDDLAAILQPGHDGMGWLAQRGYVPLGYKGDAAKTAKTFPVIDGVRYAIPGDRARQRADGNVELLGRDSVTINSGGEKIFVEEVETAIASHPAVADVVVAGRPSERWGQEVVAVVALTEGGDAGADELVAHAARSLARYKLPKAIVFRPVIERSPSGKADYRWAREQAVNG, from the coding sequence ACACCGCAACAGCATTCACGGTGCCCGCCGTCGCCAAGGCCGTCGCGGCCGCCATCCCCGATCGCGAGCTGCTGATCCAGGGCGACCGGCGATTCAGTTACGCGCAGATCATCCAACGGTCGAACCGCCTCGCCGCATACCTGCATGCGCAGGGGCTGGGGTGTCACACGGAGCGCTCCGCACTGGCCGGCCACGAGGTGGGCCAAGATCTGCTCGGCATCTATGCCTATAACGGGAACGAATTCGTCGAGGTGTTGCTCGGCGCCTTCCAGGCGCGGGTTGCCCCGTTCAACGTCAACTTCCGCTATGTCAAAGCCGAGTTGCGCTACCTGCTCGCGGATTCCGGCGCGACGGCGCTCATCTACCACGCCGTGTTCGCGCCGCGGGTCGCCGAGATCCTGCCAGAGCTCCCACAGCTGCGCGTCCTGATTCAGATCGCCGACGACTCGGGCAACGACTTGCTTGACGGCGCAGTCGATTACGAGAGCATCATCGCGGCCAGCCCACCCGGGCAAGCGCCGGCGCAGAGTTCGCCCGACGATCTGTACGTTCTGTACACCGGCGGGACGACGGGGATGCCGAAAGGCGTGCTCTGGCGACAGCACGACATCTTCATGACCTCCTTCGGCGGACGCAATCTCATGACCGGTGAGCCCTCGAGCTCCCTCGAGGAGATCGTGGACAGGGCGGCCGCCGGCCCGGGCACTAAGCTGATGATCTTGCCTCCCCTGATCCACGGCGCGGCCCAGTGGAGCGTCATGACGGCCATCACCACCGGGCAGACCGTCGTATTCCCTTCGGTGGTAGACCATTTCGATGCCGAGGAGGTCGTCCGCACCATCGAGCGCGAGCGAGTGATGGTGGTGACGGTGGTCGGTGACGCGATGGCCCGCCCGTTGGTGGCCGCCATCGAGGAGGGAATCGCGGACGTGTCGTCGCTGGCCGTGATCGCCAACGGCGGAGCGTTGCTCACCCCGTACGTCAAGCAACGCCTGATCGAGGTGCTGCCCAACGCCGTCGTCGTCGACGGCGTCGGATCCTCCGAGACCGGCGCGCAGATGCACCACATGTCGACCGCTGGGTCGGTGTCGACCGGCACCTTCAACGCCGGCCCGGACACCTTCGTGGCCTCCGATGACCTCGCCGCGATCCTGCAGCCGGGCCACGACGGCATGGGCTGGCTGGCACAGCGCGGCTATGTTCCGTTGGGGTACAAGGGCGATGCGGCCAAGACGGCCAAGACGTTCCCGGTGATCGACGGGGTGCGCTACGCGATCCCGGGCGACCGCGCGCGCCAACGCGCCGACGGCAACGTCGAATTGCTGGGCCGCGACTCGGTCACCATCAATTCCGGCGGCGAGAAGATCTTCGTCGAGGAGGTCGAGACCGCGATCGCGTCGCATCCGGCCGTTGCCGACGTGGTGGTCGCCGGACGGCCCAGCGAACGGTGGGGCCAGGAGGTCGTCGCCGTCGTCGCGCTGACGGAAGGCGGTGACGCCGGAGCCGACGAGCTGGTGGCCCACGCCGCTCGATCGCTGGCCCGCTACAAACTCCCGAAGGCGATCGTGTTCCGTCCCGTAATCGAGCGCAGCCCGTCGGGCAAGGCCGATTACCGGTGGGCGCGTGAGCAGGCGGTAAACGGCTGA